The following are encoded in a window of Bos indicus x Bos taurus breed Angus x Brahman F1 hybrid chromosome 4, Bos_hybrid_MaternalHap_v2.0, whole genome shotgun sequence genomic DNA:
- the NOBOX gene encoding homeobox protein NOBOX: MEPTRERGPELRGQGGVPAARLEEEEEALQRSAPHTQDAPGKDVPISCTIYGEKRPSEAPGEGTGPMKACQRPSPGALHEDRSLASPRPQPQGQGPPFPGTEGRLGKRPSSPATSKQKKPRDVGPASTASPSSVNPARATYNPGPCGLGRGSCHVANLLNTLAQKNQNLDQEKRSPEVTCQVRKKTRTLYRSDQLEELERLFQDDHYPDSDKRREIAQTVGVTPQRIMVWFQNRRAKWRKMNGKESKDAPAGPALTPAPASNQCSSVAELPPTESTMLEPGTLPQDSLPEPSMLLTSDQTLGPNLQNEGPQRRPVTPPLFSPPPVRRANLPFPLGPVHAPQLMPLLLDTLGSDSSHKDGPCGLWGTSITPPPACSYLEDLELQEYQPSSSQPGSFPFSQGPQTQFFQHPQPQFPYLHPFPLPSSLTPPLPEDPLFALSCGPGGGSSQGYFPGPPSGPVLLQPPAGNVGTVPWADPCLPDLPFPSAFCPQSLGGPPGGDGCFLDLFAAPYAQASGRPPSPGLTQMPESTPPAAGKAPLSQAQEEPPAAPREQPPAPEEEDKSGHGP; encoded by the exons ATGGAGCCCACCCGGGAGCGCGGCCCGGAGTTGCGGG GCCAGGGGGGTGTCCCTGCtgccaggctggaggaggaggaggaagccctGCAGAGGTCAGCCCCCCACACTCAGGATGCCCCAGGCAAGGACGTGCCTATTTCCTGCACCATCTACGGGGAGAAGCGGCCATCAGAGGCCCCTGGGGAAGGGACTGGGCCTATGAAAGCCTGCCAGCGCCCCAGCCCAGGAGCTCTCCACGAAGACAGGAGCCTGGCCTCGCCTAGACCCCAGCCTCAAGGGCAAGGGCCTCCCTTCCCGGGGACAGAGGGCAGGCTGGGGAAGAGGCCCTCTTCTCCAGCCACCAGCAAGCAGAAGAAGCCTAGGGATGTGGGTCCGGCCTCGACGGCATCTCCCAGCAGCGTTAACCCGGCTCGGGCCACGTACAACCCAGGGCCTTGTGGGTTAGGCCGGGGGTCCTGCCATGTGGCCAACCTCCTCAACACACTGGCCCAGAAGAACCAAAACCTGGACCAGGAGAAGAGGTCCCCGGAAGTGACCTGCCAGGTCCGGAAGAAGACTCGCACCCTGTACCGCTCGG ACCAGCTGGAGGAGCTAGAAAGGCTCTTCCAAGATGACCACTATCCAGACAGCGATAAGCGCCGTGAGATTGCCCAGACAGTGGGGGTCACCCCCCAGCGCATCATG GTGTGGTTCCAGAATCGCCGGGCCAAGTGGCGAAAAATGAATGGGAAGGAGAGTAAGGACGCACCTGCCGGTCCCGCCCTTACCCCAGCCCCCGCCAGCAACCAATGCAG CTCTGTGGCCGAGCTGCCACCTACCGAGTCCACGATGCTGGAGCCTGGGACCCTCCCTCAGGATTCCCTTCCAG AGCCGTCCATGCTGCTGACATCTGACCAGACTCTGGGCCCAAACCTGCAGAATGAGGGCCCCCAGAGAAGGCCTGTGACCCCCCCACTCTTCAGCCCCCCACCTGTCCGAAGAGCCAACCTTCCCTTTCCCCTCGGCCCTGTGCATGCCCCCCAGCTGATGCCACTGCTGCTGGACACCCTGGGCAGTGACAGCAGCCACAAGGATGGCCCTTGTGGGTTGTGGGGAACAAG CATCACTCCACCCCCTGCCTGCTCATACTTAGAGGATCTGGAACTCCAGGAGTACCAACCCAGCAGCAGCCAGCCAGGATCGTTCCCCTTCTCCCAGGGGCCACAGACCCAGTTCTTCCAACACCCACAGCCCCAGTTTCCATACCTGCACCCCTTCCCTTTGCCCAGCTCGCTGACTCCACCACTGCCCGAAGACCCTCTCTTTGCCTTGTCCTGTGGCCCCGGTGGGGGCTCATCCCAGGGCTATTTCCCAGGCCCTCCGTCGGGGCCCGTCCTGCTGCAGCCGCCGGCCGGGAATGTGG GTACGGTGCCCTGGGCCGACCCCTGCCTGCCAGACTTGCCATTCCCCAGTGCCTTCTGCCCGCAGTCTCTGGGGGGCCCCCCGGGAGGGGACGGCTGCTTCCTGGACCTGTTTGCTGCCCCCTACGCACAGGCTTCAGGTAGGCCGCCTTCCCCGGGCCTCACCCAGATGCCCGAGAGCACCCCACCTGCAGCAGGAAAAGCCCCGCTCAGCCAGGCCCAGGAGGAACCACCGGCTGCCCCCAGGGAGCAGCCCCCGGCCCCCGAGGAAGAAGACAAGAGTGGCCATGGCCCCTAG